A section of the Ranitomeya imitator isolate aRanImi1 chromosome 7, aRanImi1.pri, whole genome shotgun sequence genome encodes:
- the DES gene encoding desmin isoform X1, which produces MSQSYSSSQRVSSYRRTFGGASPSFSRASFGSKAGSASSLSSRVYQVSRSSPVPSLSSFKSTRLAPVRASYDVLDFSLADAMNQEFLQTRTNEKVELQELNDRFANYIEKVRYLEQQNAILVAEVNRLKGKEPTRISELYEEEMRELRRQVDIITGQRSRVEVERDNLADDLQKLKQRLQEEIQLKEDAENNLSAFRSDVDAATLARIDLERRIESLHEEIAFLKKIHEEELRELQAQLQEQQVQVEMDVSKPDLTAALRDIRTQYENIAAKNVSEAEEWYKSKVSDLNQAAQKNNDALRQSKQELMEYRHQIQSYTCEIDALKGTNDSLMRQMRDLEERFAGEAAGYQDSISRLEEEIRNLKDEMARHLREYQDLLNVKMALDVEIATYRKLLEGEESRITLPIQTYSALSFRETSPEQRSSEVHTKKTVMIKTIETRDGEIVSEASQQHQEVL; this is translated from the exons ATGAGCCAGTCATACTCCTCCAGTCAACGGGTGTCTTCCTACCGCCGCACCTTCGGCGGTGCCTCGCCATCATTCTCCAGAGCCTCCTTTGGATCTAAAGCGGGATCCGCCAGCTCCCTCTCCTCCAGAGTCTACCAGGTGTCCCGTTCCTCCCCAGTCCCAAGTCTCTCCAGTTTCAAGTCCACAAGGCTCGCCCCAGTAAGAGCAAGCTATGACGTCCTGGATTTCAGCTTGGCAGATGCGATGAACCAGGAGTTCCTCCAAACCCGAACCAATGAGAAGGTGGAGCTGCAGGAACTGAACGACAGGTTTGCCAATTACATTGAGAAGGTGCGCTACCTGGAGCAGCAGAACGCCATCCTGGTGGCCGAAGTCAACCGGCTGAAAGGAAAGGAGCCAACGAGAATCAGCGAGCTGTACGAGGAGGAGATGAGGGAGCTGAGGCGCCAGGTGGACATCATTACCGGCCAGAGGTCGCGGGTGGAGGTGGAGAGGGACAACCTAGCAGATGACCTGCAGAAACTAAAACAGAG GCTGCAAGAGGAGATCCAGCTTAAGGAAGATGCCGAAAATAACCTGTCCGCCTTCAGATCT GATGTTGATGCTGCCACCCTGGCCAGGATCGACCTGGAGAGGAGGATCGAATCTCTGCATGAAGAGATTGCTTTCCTCAAGAAGATTCACGAGGAG GAACTTCGGGAGCTGCAGGCACAACTACAAGAGCAGCAGGTGCAGGTAGAGATGGACGTGTCCAAACCAGACTTGACTGCAGCGCTAAGGGACATCCGGACTCAGTATGAGAACATTGCTGCAAAGAATGTCTCAGAAGCTGAAGAATGGTACAAGTCCAAG GTTTCTGATCTCAACCAGGCTGCACAGAAGAACAATGATGCTCTCCGCCAGTCCAAACAGGAGCTGATGGAATACCGTCACCAGATCCAGTCCTACACCTGCGAGATCGATGCCCTCAAGGGAACT aatgattCCCTGATGCGCCAGATGCGAGACTTGGAGGAAAGATTTGCCGGAGAAGCGGCTGGATACCAAGATAGCATTAGCCGGCTAGAGGAAGAAATCCGTAACCTGAAAGATGAAATGGCAAGACACCTCCGCGAGTATCAGGATCTGCTGAACGTCAAGATGGCATTGGACGTTGAGATTGCCACATACCGCAAACTGCTGGAAGGAGAGGAGAGCAG GATCACTCTCCCCATCCAGACGTATTCAGCGCTGAGCTTCAGAG AGACAAGCCCAGAGCAGAGATCATCTGAAGTCCACACCAAGAAAACGGTCATGATCAAAACCATTGAGACACGAGATGGAGAG ATTGTCAGTGAGGCTTCCCAGCAGCATCAAGAGGTCTTGTGA
- the DES gene encoding desmin isoform X2 gives MSQSYSSSQRVSSYRRTFGGASPSFSRASFGSKAGSASSLSSRVYQVSRSSPVPSLSSFKSTRLAPVRASYDVLDFSLADAMNQEFLQTRTNEKVELQELNDRFANYIEKVRYLEQQNAILVAEVNRLKGKEPTRISELYEEEMRELRRQVDIITGQRSRVEVERDNLADDLQKLKQRLQEEIQLKEDAENNLSAFRSDVDAATLARIDLERRIESLHEEIAFLKKIHEEELRELQAQLQEQQVQVEMDVSKPDLTAALRDIRTQYENIAAKNVSEAEEWYKSKVSDLNQAAQKNNDALRQSKQELMEYRHQIQSYTCEIDALKGTNDSLMRQMRDLEERFAGEAAGYQDSISRLEEEIRNLKDEMARHLREYQDLLNVKMALDVEIATYRKLLEGEESRITLPIQTYSALSFRETSPEQRSSEVHTKKTVMIKTIETRDGEN, from the exons ATGAGCCAGTCATACTCCTCCAGTCAACGGGTGTCTTCCTACCGCCGCACCTTCGGCGGTGCCTCGCCATCATTCTCCAGAGCCTCCTTTGGATCTAAAGCGGGATCCGCCAGCTCCCTCTCCTCCAGAGTCTACCAGGTGTCCCGTTCCTCCCCAGTCCCAAGTCTCTCCAGTTTCAAGTCCACAAGGCTCGCCCCAGTAAGAGCAAGCTATGACGTCCTGGATTTCAGCTTGGCAGATGCGATGAACCAGGAGTTCCTCCAAACCCGAACCAATGAGAAGGTGGAGCTGCAGGAACTGAACGACAGGTTTGCCAATTACATTGAGAAGGTGCGCTACCTGGAGCAGCAGAACGCCATCCTGGTGGCCGAAGTCAACCGGCTGAAAGGAAAGGAGCCAACGAGAATCAGCGAGCTGTACGAGGAGGAGATGAGGGAGCTGAGGCGCCAGGTGGACATCATTACCGGCCAGAGGTCGCGGGTGGAGGTGGAGAGGGACAACCTAGCAGATGACCTGCAGAAACTAAAACAGAG GCTGCAAGAGGAGATCCAGCTTAAGGAAGATGCCGAAAATAACCTGTCCGCCTTCAGATCT GATGTTGATGCTGCCACCCTGGCCAGGATCGACCTGGAGAGGAGGATCGAATCTCTGCATGAAGAGATTGCTTTCCTCAAGAAGATTCACGAGGAG GAACTTCGGGAGCTGCAGGCACAACTACAAGAGCAGCAGGTGCAGGTAGAGATGGACGTGTCCAAACCAGACTTGACTGCAGCGCTAAGGGACATCCGGACTCAGTATGAGAACATTGCTGCAAAGAATGTCTCAGAAGCTGAAGAATGGTACAAGTCCAAG GTTTCTGATCTCAACCAGGCTGCACAGAAGAACAATGATGCTCTCCGCCAGTCCAAACAGGAGCTGATGGAATACCGTCACCAGATCCAGTCCTACACCTGCGAGATCGATGCCCTCAAGGGAACT aatgattCCCTGATGCGCCAGATGCGAGACTTGGAGGAAAGATTTGCCGGAGAAGCGGCTGGATACCAAGATAGCATTAGCCGGCTAGAGGAAGAAATCCGTAACCTGAAAGATGAAATGGCAAGACACCTCCGCGAGTATCAGGATCTGCTGAACGTCAAGATGGCATTGGACGTTGAGATTGCCACATACCGCAAACTGCTGGAAGGAGAGGAGAGCAG GATCACTCTCCCCATCCAGACGTATTCAGCGCTGAGCTTCAGAG AGACAAGCCCAGAGCAGAGATCATCTGAAGTCCACACCAAGAAAACGGTCATGATCAAAACCATTGAGACACGAGATGGAGAG AACTGA